In Brachyhypopomus gauderio isolate BG-103 unplaced genomic scaffold, BGAUD_0.2 sc34, whole genome shotgun sequence, the following are encoded in one genomic region:
- the LOC143485416 gene encoding TOG array regulator of axonemal microtubules protein 1-like isoform X1: MCLSSHATQLPHPPMGWSSSAWTRTIRSRSTITEEAQPTDVRVLNLRSGVSRTAVVSLRELYSSLQKGMDQEMEATAKVLLHKAAESKGFIRQDVDTALDSMVQNCTPIRSMNALLAGGLCHLNAAVRKCTARHLATLVEKIGAGRLLSGAKDITPRIIPAVSKLAQDSSQETKRLGRRMLLFLSSHHDFDKMVEKYIPAKDLATIRDTVHTLKSKSWLGNFTPASHNWLSRRCSLCSGSSWGPPATVVRSTGGVEA; encoded by the exons atgt gcctctcttcacacgctacccagctgccccacccaccaatgggctggtccagctcggcctggacgagaacaatcagatcaaggtctaccattaccgaagaggcacaacccactgatgtccgt gtgctgaacctgcgctctggcgtgtcccgcacggcggtggtgtccttgagggagttgtactccagcctgcagaaagggatggaccaggaaatGGAGGCTAcggctaaggtcctcctccacaaagcagcggagtccaaaggcttcatcaggcaggacgtggacacagctctggacagcatggtgcagaactgcacccccattcggagcatgaacgcccttctcgctggaggactctg tcatctgaatgctgcagtaagaaagtgtactgctcggcacttggctactttggtagagaagattggtgctggccgcttattgtctggggcgaaagacATCACaccgcgaattattcctgcagtctccaagttggcacaggactcttcacaagaaaccaa gcgcttgggccggcgtatgctgctgttcctgtcctcccaccacgactttgataagatggtggaaaagtacatccctgccaaagacctggcaaccatcagggacactgtccacactctgaaatccaag agctggttagggaactttacccctgcaagccacaactggttgagcagaaggtgctccctctgctctggtagctcctggggacctccagcaacagtggtacggtccacgggaggggtggaagcgtga
- the LOC143485416 gene encoding TOG array regulator of axonemal microtubules protein 1-like isoform X2 has protein sequence MYTLQVLNLRSGVSRTAVVSLRELYSSLQKGMDQEMEATAKVLLHKAAESKGFIRQDVDTALDSMVQNCTPIRSMNALLAGGLCHLNAAVRKCTARHLATLVEKIGAGRLLSGAKDITPRIIPAVSKLAQDSSQETKRLGRRMLLFLSSHHDFDKMVEKYIPAKDLATIRDTVHTLKSKSWLGNFTPASHNWLSRRCSLCSGSSWGPPATVVRSTGGVEA, from the exons atgtacacattacag gtgctgaacctgcgctctggcgtgtcccgcacggcggtggtgtccttgagggagttgtactccagcctgcagaaagggatggaccaggaaatGGAGGCTAcggctaaggtcctcctccacaaagcagcggagtccaaaggcttcatcaggcaggacgtggacacagctctggacagcatggtgcagaactgcacccccattcggagcatgaacgcccttctcgctggaggactctg tcatctgaatgctgcagtaagaaagtgtactgctcggcacttggctactttggtagagaagattggtgctggccgcttattgtctggggcgaaagacATCACaccgcgaattattcctgcagtctccaagttggcacaggactcttcacaagaaaccaa gcgcttgggccggcgtatgctgctgttcctgtcctcccaccacgactttgataagatggtggaaaagtacatccctgccaaagacctggcaaccatcagggacactgtccacactctgaaatccaag agctggttagggaactttacccctgcaagccacaactggttgagcagaaggtgctccctctgctctggtagctcctggggacctccagcaacagtggtacggtccacgggaggggtggaagcgtga